The Pseudomonas fluorescens genome includes a window with the following:
- the apbC gene encoding iron-sulfur cluster carrier protein ApbC: MSAVNRAAVEAVLRQYTDPYLNQDPVSAGCVRTIDIQGDRVSVQLEIGYAADLFKGGWAQMLQMAIEALDGVSAAKVDITSVIAAHKAQAQVPGLANVKNVIAVASGKGGVGKSTTAANLALALAREGAKVGILDADIYGPSQGIMFGVAEGTRPQVKDQKWFVPIQSHGVEVMSMAFLTDDNTPMVWRGPMVSGALLQLVTQTAWGDLDYLVIDMPPGTGDIQLTLAQKVPVAGAVIVTTPQDLALLDARKGVEMFRKVNIPVLGVVENMAVHICSNCGHAEHLFGEGGGEKLASQYGVELLASLPLSMLIREQADGGKPTVIAEPDSQIAMVYQELARHVGARIVLQEAASPMMPNITVSDD; the protein is encoded by the coding sequence ATGAGCGCCGTCAATCGCGCAGCGGTGGAAGCCGTCCTTCGCCAGTACACCGACCCCTACCTGAACCAAGACCCAGTCAGCGCCGGATGTGTGCGCACCATCGACATCCAGGGTGATCGCGTCAGCGTCCAGCTGGAAATCGGCTACGCCGCCGACCTGTTCAAGGGTGGTTGGGCGCAGATGCTGCAAATGGCGATCGAGGCCCTGGACGGGGTGAGCGCCGCCAAAGTCGACATCACCAGTGTGATCGCCGCCCACAAGGCCCAGGCGCAGGTGCCGGGGCTGGCGAACGTCAAGAACGTGATCGCCGTGGCCTCGGGCAAGGGCGGCGTGGGCAAGTCCACCACCGCCGCCAACCTGGCCCTGGCCCTGGCCCGTGAAGGGGCGAAGGTCGGGATTCTCGATGCAGACATCTACGGCCCGAGCCAGGGCATCATGTTCGGTGTTGCCGAGGGCACCCGACCGCAGGTCAAGGACCAGAAGTGGTTTGTGCCGATCCAGTCCCATGGCGTGGAAGTCATGTCCATGGCCTTCCTCACCGACGACAACACGCCGATGGTCTGGCGCGGGCCGATGGTGTCCGGTGCCTTGTTGCAACTGGTCACGCAAACCGCCTGGGGCGACCTGGATTACCTGGTGATCGACATGCCACCAGGCACCGGCGATATCCAACTGACCCTGGCGCAGAAAGTCCCGGTGGCCGGTGCGGTGATCGTCACCACGCCTCAAGACCTGGCCTTGCTGGACGCGCGCAAGGGTGTGGAGATGTTCCGCAAGGTCAACATCCCGGTGCTGGGCGTGGTGGAGAACATGGCCGTGCACATCTGTTCGAACTGCGGGCATGCCGAGCACCTGTTCGGCGAAGGTGGCGGGGAAAAACTGGCGAGCCAGTACGGCGTCGAATTGTTGGCTTCGCTGCCGCTGTCGATGCTGATCCGCGAACAGGCCGACGGCGGCAAGCCGACGGTCATCGCCGAACCGGACAGCCAGATCGCCATGGTCTATCAGGAACTGGCCCGCCACGTGGGCGCGCGGATCGTGTTGCAAGAGGCCGCTTCACCGATGATGCCGAACATCACGGTCAGTGACGATTGA
- a CDS encoding class I SAM-dependent methyltransferase, which translates to MSKPIKLEFSEKYDEQHAREYFHKHRRGLSRRLSNQRDQQLARRALALVGDPGLVLDLPCGAGRFWSLLAEKPNRVIIGADNSEAMLKTAMEAQPTDVVKRVQPLHTSAFDIALPDNAVDSIFCMRLLHHIGEPAHRLAILKEFERVSRDSVIVSLWVDGNFKAWKRKRLERTRAQKNYQNRFVLPTDTVEEEFRQSGFRIQERLDFLPLYAMWRVYVLRKR; encoded by the coding sequence ATGTCCAAACCCATCAAGCTGGAATTTTCTGAAAAATACGACGAGCAGCACGCCAGGGAATATTTTCATAAGCACCGCCGTGGCTTGAGTCGCCGTCTTTCCAATCAGCGAGATCAACAACTGGCCCGGCGTGCATTGGCCCTCGTCGGAGACCCCGGCCTGGTCCTGGACCTGCCCTGCGGTGCCGGGCGCTTCTGGTCTTTGTTAGCCGAAAAGCCGAATCGAGTCATCATCGGCGCGGACAATTCCGAGGCCATGCTCAAGACCGCAATGGAGGCTCAACCGACCGATGTGGTGAAACGGGTACAACCCTTGCACACTTCTGCGTTCGACATCGCGTTGCCTGATAACGCCGTCGATAGCATTTTTTGCATGCGTCTGTTGCACCACATCGGTGAACCCGCGCACCGACTGGCGATTCTGAAGGAATTCGAGCGTGTCAGCCGCGACAGCGTGATCGTTTCATTGTGGGTTGATGGCAATTTCAAGGCCTGGAAACGCAAGCGTCTGGAGCGCACTCGTGCGCAGAAAAACTACCAGAATCGATTTGTGTTACCGACAGATACAGTAGAAGAAGAGTTTCGGCAGTCTGGGTTTCGCATTCAGGAACGGCTGGATTTCCTACCGCTCTATGCCATGTGGCGAGTTTATGTATTACGCAAGAGGTAA
- the groL gene encoding chaperonin GroEL (60 kDa chaperone family; promotes refolding of misfolded polypeptides especially under stressful conditions; forms two stacked rings of heptamers to form a barrel-shaped 14mer; ends can be capped by GroES; misfolded proteins enter the barrel where they are refolded when GroES binds), whose translation MAAKEVKFGDSARKKMLAGVNVLADAVKATLGPKGRNVIIEKSFGAPTITKDGVSVAKEIELKDRFENMGAQLVKDVASRANDDAGDGTTTATVLAQSIVNEGLKAVAAGMNPMDLKRGIDKATIAIVKELKGLAKPCADSKAIAQVGTISANSDNSIGDIIAEAMEKVGKEGVITVEEGSGLENELSVVEGMQFDRGYLSPYFVNKPDTMTAELDSPLILLVDKKISNIREMLPVLEAVAKAGRPLLIVAEDVEGEALATLVVNNMRGIVKVAAVKAPGFGDRRKAMLQDIAVLTGGTVISEEIGLSLESTTLEHLGNAKRVILSKENTTVIDGAGVEADIQARVTQIRAQVAETSSDYDREKLQERLAKLSGGVAVIKVGAGSEVEMKEKKARVEDALHATRAAVEEGVVPGGGVALVRALQAISELKGDNDDQNVGIQLLRRAVEAPLRQIVANSGDEPSVVVDKVKQGSGNYGYNAATGEYGDMIEMGILDPAKVTRSALQAASSIASLMITTEAMIAEIKEDAPAGGGMPDMGGMGGMGGMM comes from the coding sequence ATGGCTGCTAAAGAAGTTAAATTCGGCGATTCCGCCCGCAAGAAAATGCTCGCCGGTGTCAACGTCCTGGCTGACGCAGTAAAAGCGACCCTGGGCCCGAAAGGCCGTAACGTGATCATCGAGAAGAGCTTCGGCGCTCCGACCATCACCAAGGACGGCGTTTCCGTAGCCAAGGAAATCGAGCTGAAAGATCGCTTCGAAAACATGGGCGCGCAGCTGGTCAAAGACGTTGCCTCCCGTGCCAACGATGACGCCGGTGACGGCACCACCACCGCCACCGTACTGGCTCAGTCGATCGTCAACGAAGGCCTGAAAGCCGTCGCTGCCGGCATGAACCCGATGGACCTCAAGCGTGGTATCGACAAGGCGACCATCGCCATCGTCAAGGAACTGAAGGGTCTGGCCAAGCCTTGCGCTGACTCCAAGGCGATCGCTCAGGTCGGCACCATCTCGGCCAACTCCGACAACTCCATCGGCGACATCATTGCCGAAGCCATGGAAAAAGTCGGTAAAGAAGGCGTGATCACCGTTGAAGAAGGCTCGGGCCTGGAAAACGAACTGTCGGTTGTAGAAGGCATGCAGTTCGACCGTGGCTACCTGTCCCCGTACTTCGTCAACAAGCCGGACACCATGACCGCCGAGCTGGACAGCCCGCTGATCCTGCTGGTGGACAAGAAGATCTCGAACATCCGCGAAATGCTGCCAGTGCTGGAAGCCGTTGCCAAAGCTGGCCGCCCACTGCTGATCGTGGCTGAAGACGTTGAAGGCGAAGCCCTGGCGACCCTGGTTGTGAACAACATGCGCGGTATCGTCAAAGTGGCTGCCGTCAAGGCACCAGGCTTCGGCGATCGTCGCAAGGCCATGCTGCAGGACATCGCTGTACTGACCGGCGGTACCGTTATCTCCGAAGAGATCGGCCTGAGCCTGGAAAGCACCACCCTGGAGCACCTGGGTAACGCCAAGCGCGTGATCCTGTCCAAGGAAAACACCACCGTGATCGACGGTGCCGGCGTTGAGGCTGACATCCAGGCTCGCGTTACCCAGATCCGCGCACAAGTGGCCGAGACCTCGTCCGACTACGACCGTGAAAAACTGCAAGAGCGTCTGGCCAAGTTGTCCGGCGGCGTCGCAGTGATCAAGGTTGGCGCGGGTTCCGAAGTTGAAATGAAAGAGAAGAAAGCCCGCGTTGAAGACGCCCTGCACGCTACCCGCGCAGCCGTCGAAGAAGGCGTGGTACCTGGCGGTGGCGTGGCTCTGGTTCGTGCCCTGCAAGCCATCAGCGAACTCAAAGGCGACAACGATGACCAGAACGTCGGCATCCAGTTGCTGCGTCGCGCTGTAGAAGCTCCGCTGCGCCAGATCGTTGCCAACTCCGGCGACGAGCCAAGCGTTGTGGTCGACAAGGTCAAGCAGGGTTCGGGTAACTACGGTTACAACGCTGCCACCGGCGAATACGGCGACATGATCGAAATGGGTATCCTGGACCCGGCCAAAGTGACTCGTTCGGCTCTGCAAGCGGCTTCGTCGATTGCCAGCCTGATGATCACCACCGAGGCGATGATCGCTGAAATCAAGGAAGACGCTCCAGCTGGCGGCGGTATGCCAGACATGGGCGGCATGGGTGGCATGGGCGGCATGATGTAA
- a CDS encoding FxsA family protein yields MRPFLLLFLLFPVLELFVFVKVSGAIGFFPALLLVILGSMLGVFVLRIAGLATALRARESLNRGELPAQTMLEGLMLALGGGLLILPGFISDVLGLVMLLPFTRRLLANKMRQRAEEQAMRQRAFADDLQPRGGPAPREPMGREPNVIEGEFEHRDSK; encoded by the coding sequence ATGCGCCCTTTTTTGTTGCTCTTTCTGCTGTTCCCGGTGTTGGAGCTGTTCGTATTCGTCAAGGTCAGCGGTGCGATCGGGTTTTTCCCGGCCCTGCTGCTGGTCATTCTCGGCTCGATGCTCGGCGTGTTCGTGCTGCGTATCGCCGGCCTCGCCACGGCATTGCGTGCCCGTGAAAGCCTGAACCGCGGCGAGCTGCCCGCCCAGACCATGCTCGAAGGCCTGATGCTGGCCCTGGGTGGCGGTCTGTTGATCCTGCCAGGCTTTATCAGCGACGTGTTGGGCCTGGTCATGCTGTTGCCGTTCACCCGTAGGCTGCTGGCCAATAAAATGCGCCAGCGTGCCGAAGAGCAGGCGATGCGTCAGCGCGCCTTCGCCGATGACCTCCAACCCCGTGGCGGCCCGGCTCCGCGAGAGCCTATGGGCCGCGAGCCCAATGTGATCGAAGGCGAATTCGAACACCGGGATTCCAAGTAA
- a CDS encoding phosphatase PAP2 family protein, which produces MVSTAIRPASRPLNFWIALGLPAFVAAILVLLELTTLDMDLAKLFYDPMAGGFIGRHSFFLEDILHDRAKEVVIVFSMLAVLGFISSFFIARLKPLKRELGCLVLSLALATSFVTPMKAVTAVQCPWSLKEFGGKETYSELLSPRPATDKPGRCWPGGHAATGFTLFALFFVLRDRRPRLARQALVLAFTLGTVFSLGRMMQGAHFFSHNVWTAVFCWLICLGCYSYILYRPAATADRVAVTSPANT; this is translated from the coding sequence ATGGTTTCCACCGCCATCCGCCCCGCTTCCAGGCCCCTGAATTTCTGGATTGCCCTCGGCCTGCCTGCCTTTGTCGCAGCGATTCTGGTGTTACTGGAACTGACCACGTTGGACATGGACCTGGCGAAGCTGTTTTACGACCCGATGGCGGGTGGATTTATCGGTCGACACAGCTTTTTCCTGGAGGACATCCTGCACGACCGGGCCAAAGAGGTGGTGATCGTATTTTCCATGCTGGCGGTCCTGGGATTCATCAGCTCGTTCTTCATCGCCCGGCTCAAACCGCTCAAGCGCGAGCTCGGTTGCCTGGTGCTGTCCCTGGCACTGGCGACGTCCTTCGTCACGCCGATGAAAGCGGTGACAGCAGTGCAATGCCCCTGGAGCCTGAAGGAATTCGGTGGCAAGGAAACCTATAGCGAACTGCTCAGCCCACGGCCGGCCACGGACAAACCCGGTCGATGCTGGCCCGGCGGTCACGCCGCCACTGGGTTCACGTTGTTTGCGCTGTTTTTTGTGCTACGCGACCGCCGTCCACGCCTGGCCCGTCAAGCCCTGGTACTCGCCTTTACGCTGGGAACGGTGTTTTCCCTGGGGCGGATGATGCAAGGGGCGCACTTCTTTTCCCATAACGTGTGGACGGCGGTGTTCTGTTGGCTGATCTGCCTGGGGTGTTACTCCTACATCCTGTACCGACCGGCCGCCACGGCTGATCGTGTAGCTGTAACCAGTCCCGCCAATACCTGA
- a CDS encoding co-chaperone GroES, producing the protein MKLRPLHDRVVIRRSEEEKKTAGGIVLPGSAAEKANHGEVLAVGPGKALENGEVRALAVKVGDKVVFGPYSGSNTVKVDGEDLLVMSENEILAVLEG; encoded by the coding sequence ATGAAGCTTCGTCCTCTGCATGACCGCGTCGTCATCCGTCGCAGCGAAGAAGAGAAGAAAACCGCTGGCGGTATCGTCCTGCCAGGTTCGGCTGCTGAAAAAGCCAACCACGGTGAAGTTCTCGCTGTAGGCCCAGGCAAGGCACTGGAAAACGGTGAAGTACGTGCGCTGGCCGTGAAAGTGGGTGACAAGGTTGTGTTCGGCCCTTACTCCGGCAGCAACACAGTGAAAGTCGACGGCGAAGACCTGCTGGTAATGAGCGAGAACGAAATCCTCGCTGTTCTCGAAGGCTGA
- a CDS encoding SDR family oxidoreductase, translated as MQLTDKVIIITGGCQGLGRSMAEYLAGKGAKLALVDLNQEKLDQAVAACAAKGVEARAYLCNVANEEQVSDMVARVAEDFGAIHGLINNAGILRDGLLLKVKDGEMTKMSLAQWQAVIDVNLTGVFLCTREVAAKMVELKNSGAIINISSISRAGNVGQTNYSAAKAGVAAATVTWAKELARYGIRVAGIAPGFIETEMTLGMKPEALEKMTSGIPLKRMGKPEEIAHSAAYIFENDYYTGRILEMDGGLRI; from the coding sequence ATGCAACTCACTGACAAAGTAATCATTATCACCGGCGGTTGCCAGGGCCTGGGCCGCTCCATGGCCGAGTATCTCGCGGGCAAAGGCGCGAAACTCGCCCTGGTGGACCTCAACCAGGAAAAACTCGACCAGGCGGTTGCCGCGTGTGCAGCCAAGGGCGTCGAAGCCCGGGCGTACCTGTGCAACGTTGCCAATGAGGAGCAGGTCAGCGACATGGTCGCCCGGGTCGCCGAGGACTTCGGCGCGATCCACGGCCTGATCAACAACGCCGGGATCCTGCGTGACGGCCTGCTGCTCAAGGTCAAGGACGGCGAAATGACCAAGATGAGCCTGGCCCAGTGGCAGGCCGTGATCGACGTCAACCTCACCGGGGTATTCCTGTGCACCCGTGAAGTGGCGGCGAAAATGGTCGAACTGAAGAACAGCGGCGCGATCATCAACATTTCGTCGATCTCCCGCGCCGGCAACGTCGGCCAGACCAACTACTCGGCCGCCAAGGCCGGTGTGGCCGCCGCCACTGTGACCTGGGCCAAGGAGCTGGCGCGCTACGGCATCCGTGTCGCCGGCATCGCCCCGGGCTTCATCGAAACCGAGATGACCCTGGGCATGAAGCCCGAGGCCCTGGAAAAAATGACCTCGGGGATTCCGCTCAAGCGCATGGGCAAGCCCGAGGAGATTGCTCATTCGGCGGCGTATATCTTCGAGAACGACTACTACACCGGTCGGATCCTGGAGATGGATGGCGGGTTGCGGATCTAA
- a CDS encoding sensor histidine kinase, which produces MEFKQSLAQRIIIAFALMSALVAGAFAMGIVATVHLVEEKLISAGLGGDLQRLLLMDSVSDWNHRPEPDQLFYFSGGPGDFELPKDLRHLERGFHEVFREQLSYHAMVEIVDGRHYVLLQDQSDFEERERVLFAVVLVGFVLSLALAVFLGWVLARRVMAPVVRLARQVRHRDQLLGLAPPLAPDYAADEVGELAVAFDATLGRLRQALTRERLFTSDVSHELRTPLMVLATSCELLLENPALDPRGRTQVERINRASEEMRELVQTFLMLARAEREDNGMSPRLTLGQVAENLLGVWRAPIESKGLTLIFEPGQPVDTLYNATFLTAVMGNLLRNALHYTDQGFIRLSLTTTGFVVEDSGVGIPEEKREAMFEPFVRGNEKRGEGLGLGLSLVQRICENQAWTVSLSTMEPNGCHFEVELNPEG; this is translated from the coding sequence ATGGAGTTTAAGCAGAGCCTCGCCCAACGGATCATCATCGCCTTTGCGCTGATGAGCGCACTGGTGGCAGGCGCTTTCGCCATGGGCATCGTGGCGACGGTCCACCTGGTGGAAGAGAAGCTGATTTCCGCCGGGCTTGGCGGTGATTTGCAACGCCTGCTGTTGATGGACAGTGTCTCGGACTGGAACCATCGGCCGGAACCCGACCAGTTGTTTTATTTCAGCGGCGGCCCGGGGGACTTCGAGTTGCCCAAGGATCTGCGCCATCTGGAGCGCGGTTTCCACGAGGTGTTTCGCGAGCAGTTGTCCTATCACGCCATGGTAGAGATCGTTGATGGGCGGCACTACGTGTTGCTGCAGGACCAGAGCGATTTCGAAGAGCGCGAACGGGTGCTGTTCGCCGTGGTGCTGGTGGGTTTCGTGCTCAGCCTGGCACTGGCGGTATTTTTGGGCTGGGTCTTGGCACGCCGGGTAATGGCGCCCGTGGTTCGCCTGGCCCGGCAAGTGCGTCATCGCGACCAACTGCTGGGACTCGCGCCGCCGCTGGCCCCGGATTATGCCGCCGATGAGGTGGGTGAACTGGCGGTGGCGTTCGATGCCACATTGGGGCGTTTACGCCAGGCCTTGACCCGCGAGCGGTTGTTTACCAGCGACGTGAGCCACGAGTTGCGCACCCCGTTGATGGTCCTGGCGACCTCTTGTGAGTTGCTGTTGGAAAACCCGGCGCTGGACCCGCGCGGTCGTACCCAGGTCGAGCGCATCAATCGGGCCAGTGAAGAGATGCGCGAGCTGGTGCAGACCTTCCTGATGCTCGCCAGGGCCGAGCGTGAAGACAACGGCATGTCGCCTCGACTGACCTTGGGGCAGGTGGCCGAGAACCTCCTTGGCGTGTGGCGTGCCCCCATCGAATCCAAAGGTCTGACGCTGATCTTCGAACCTGGGCAACCCGTCGACACCCTGTATAACGCCACGTTCCTGACGGCCGTGATGGGCAATCTATTGCGTAACGCCCTGCACTACACTGACCAGGGTTTTATCCGCCTTTCGCTGACCACCACCGGATTCGTGGTCGAGGACAGCGGCGTGGGGATTCCAGAGGAGAAGCGCGAGGCGATGTTCGAGCCGTTCGTGCGCGGAAACGAAAAACGCGGTGAGGGATTGGGATTGGGCTTGTCGCTGGTGCAGCGCATCTGCGAGAACCAGGCTTGGACAGTCAGCCTCAGTACGATGGAGCCCAATGGTTGCCACTTCGAGGTGGAATTGAATCCAGAGGGCTAA
- a CDS encoding lipopolysaccharide kinase InaA family protein, with translation MGVQAAEPSMFLLDDFEHFWSQQGDWVEEPNVRRGGESGVQRIKSKDGKLLYAKRQTGHIYRSWLHPFGRPTVLREQDALLALTRLDVRVPQLIFCGAQWDPVHQWRALLVTQALEGFEEIEHWYAGGGRERHGEAVHDQILLALAENLARMHKGRWQHGCIYIKHVFVRVSGEGEAAKAEVALLDFEKCRQRLTAQRAASHDLKQLRRHSSFSEVDWKKLVYFYEAAFGSAIKGL, from the coding sequence ATGGGTGTACAGGCAGCAGAACCATCAATGTTTCTTCTCGACGACTTTGAACATTTCTGGAGTCAGCAGGGTGATTGGGTGGAAGAACCTAATGTACGTCGCGGCGGTGAAAGCGGCGTGCAGCGGATCAAGAGCAAGGATGGCAAGCTGCTTTATGCCAAGCGTCAGACCGGACATATTTATCGCAGCTGGCTGCACCCATTCGGTAGACCGACCGTGCTGCGCGAGCAAGACGCACTCCTGGCGTTGACCCGACTGGATGTTCGCGTCCCTCAGCTCATTTTCTGTGGCGCCCAATGGGACCCGGTTCACCAGTGGCGTGCGCTGCTGGTAACCCAGGCGCTGGAAGGTTTTGAAGAGATCGAGCACTGGTATGCCGGGGGTGGCCGCGAGCGCCATGGCGAAGCCGTGCATGATCAAATCCTCCTGGCACTGGCTGAAAACCTGGCTCGCATGCACAAGGGCCGTTGGCAACATGGCTGTATCTACATCAAGCATGTCTTTGTGCGTGTGAGCGGGGAGGGCGAGGCGGCCAAGGCCGAAGTGGCTTTGCTCGATTTTGAAAAGTGTCGCCAGCGTCTGACCGCCCAACGTGCGGCATCCCATGACCTGAAGCAGCTGCGGCGCCACTCGTCGTTCAGCGAGGTTGACTGGAAAAAACTGGTCTATTTTTACGAGGCGGCGTTTGGCAGCGCTATCAAAGGTTTATAG
- the colR gene encoding two-component system response regulator ColR, whose translation MRILLVEDNRDILANLADYLGLKGYTVDCAQDGLSGLHLAATEHYDLIVLDIMLPGIDGYTLCKRLREDARRDTPVIMLTARDQLDDRLQGFKSGADDYLIKPFALSELAARIEAVMRRAQGGGRRALQVGDLSYDLDTLEVTREGKLLKLNPVGLKLLAVLMQKSPHVLRREILEEALWGDDCPDSDSLRSHVHQLRQVIDKPFDKPLLHTVHGVGYRLAEGRDGV comes from the coding sequence ATGCGAATTCTATTGGTCGAAGACAACCGCGATATCCTGGCCAATCTGGCCGATTACCTGGGGCTCAAGGGTTACACCGTCGATTGTGCCCAGGACGGTTTGTCGGGGTTGCACCTGGCCGCGACCGAACACTACGACCTGATCGTGCTCGACATCATGCTGCCGGGCATCGACGGCTACACCTTGTGCAAGCGCCTGCGCGAAGACGCCCGACGCGATACACCGGTGATCATGCTCACCGCCCGGGATCAGTTGGACGATCGTTTGCAGGGCTTCAAGTCCGGGGCCGATGACTACCTGATCAAACCGTTTGCCCTGTCGGAACTGGCCGCACGGATCGAAGCTGTCATGCGTCGGGCCCAGGGCGGTGGCCGCCGTGCCTTGCAGGTTGGCGACCTGAGCTACGACCTCGACACCCTGGAAGTGACCCGTGAAGGCAAGCTGCTCAAGCTCAACCCCGTAGGCCTCAAGCTGCTGGCGGTACTGATGCAGAAAAGCCCCCACGTGCTGCGCCGCGAAATCCTCGAAGAAGCCTTGTGGGGCGATGACTGCCCGGACAGCGACAGCCTGCGCAGCCACGTTCATCAACTGCGCCAGGTGATCGACAAACCGTTCGACAAACCGTTGTTGCACACCGTACATGGCGTCGGCTATCGCTTGGCCGAGGGCCGCGATGGAGTTTAA
- a CDS encoding HugZ family protein, which produces MSVEAAKHARELLLKEYRGVLSTHSKSMPGFPFGSVVPYCLDEQGRPLILISRIAQHTHNLQKDPKCSMLVGERGAEDVQAVGRLTYLAEARKLEDSAVIEAAAERYYRYFPDSQNYHKAHDFDFWVLEPVRHRYIGGFGAIHWIDQLTLANPFAGKAEASMVEHMNADHAKAIAHYVELTGLPKSEPAQLAGIDSEGMHLRIGQGLHWLAFPTPCNTPTQVREALVYLAHAEQWPKNAEVDA; this is translated from the coding sequence TTGAGCGTTGAAGCTGCCAAGCATGCCCGGGAACTGCTGCTCAAGGAATACCGTGGAGTGCTCTCCACTCATTCCAAATCCATGCCCGGTTTTCCGTTCGGTTCCGTGGTGCCCTATTGCCTGGACGAACAAGGCCGGCCACTGATCCTGATCAGCCGTATCGCCCAGCACACTCACAATCTGCAGAAAGACCCCAAGTGTTCGATGCTGGTGGGCGAGCGGGGAGCCGAGGATGTGCAGGCCGTGGGGCGCCTGACCTACCTGGCCGAGGCCCGCAAACTCGAAGACAGCGCCGTCATCGAGGCTGCCGCCGAGCGTTACTACCGCTATTTCCCTGACTCGCAGAACTACCACAAGGCCCATGATTTCGATTTCTGGGTGCTCGAGCCGGTGCGCCATCGCTACATTGGCGGCTTTGGCGCCATCCACTGGATAGACCAGCTCACCCTGGCCAACCCCTTCGCCGGCAAAGCCGAAGCCAGCATGGTCGAGCACATGAATGCCGATCACGCCAAGGCCATTGCCCATTACGTGGAACTGACCGGCCTGCCGAAAAGCGAACCGGCACAACTGGCGGGCATCGACAGCGAGGGCATGCACTTGCGCATTGGCCAGGGCCTGCACTGGCTGGCGTTTCCGACGCCTTGCAACACCCCGACACAAGTGCGCGAAGCCTTGGTTTATCTGGCTCACGCCGAGCAATGGCCGAAAAATGCCGAGGTCGACGCTTGA